One Coffea arabica cultivar ET-39 chromosome 5e, Coffea Arabica ET-39 HiFi, whole genome shotgun sequence DNA segment encodes these proteins:
- the LOC113743828 gene encoding F-box protein CPR1-like: MSIPSLPDDLIPEFLARLSPTPLMRFRCVSKSWRALIDSPEFKRMQLRHSTLHYNASDYVFRGHHASGYRICAARWDSAANFQNTLRTIKGSPLSEIALGNSRLVGACNGLICMEDKATPTRVILWNPWIRKSFELPYSRVQSKLSGYLRTLNRSFHYGFGYDDSTDDYKLVRLVQHQVSLHAPAWCEVKVYSLKSNSWRRLPEFPYAVSQGSQRSSGVLCNHALHWIVQGDSIAAIDLKSEEYRLVPMPEILSDKCWWDLGLLEGCLCILSTEYSDPKGTFVLLWVMKDYGRKDSWTKTLRVPVTKFYSTGYIDPIGYSEANKQLVLHKKNQGFLWFYTENPRRGETARIPNLYSTMEGYVCAGSLVQPFGGYGIKKGIKRSRK, encoded by the coding sequence ATGTCTATCCCAAGTTTACCAGATGATTTAATACCTGAATTTCTTGCAAGATTGTCACCTACTCCACTTATGCGATTTAGATGTGTATCGAAATCATGGCGTGCTTTAATAGACAGTCCTGAGTTCAAACGGATGCAACTGAGGCATTCAACTTTGCACTACAACGCCAGCGACTACGTTTTCAGGGGTCACCATGCATCCGGTTACAGGATTTGTGCTGCACGATGGGATTCAGCGGCAAACTTCCAGAATACTTTGAGAACGATAAAAGGGTCCCCTCTTTCAGAGATCGCTTTGGGAAATTCTAGGCTAGTTGGCGCTTGCAATGGCCTGATTTGCATGGAGGATAAGGCCACTCCCACTAGGGTGATTCTGTGGAATCCCTGGATTAGGAAGAGTTTTGAATTACCTTATTCTCGGGTCCAAAGCAAGTTGTCTGGTTACTTGAGAACCCTAAATAGATCCTTCCACTATGGTTTCGGGTATGATGATTCTACAGATGATTACAAGTTGGTGAGGTTAGTTCAACATCAAGTATCTCTCCATGCACCGGCTTGGTGTGAAGTTAAGGTTTATAGTTTGAAATCGAATTCTTGGAGAAGGCTTCCGGAATTTCCATATGCCGTTAGCCAAGGAAGTCAAAGATCCAGTGGAGTTCTCTGTAATCATGCCTTGCATTGGATTGTGCAGGGGGATTCTATTGCAGCTATTGATCTTAAAAGTGAGGAATATAGGCTTGTGCCAATGCCTGAGATTTTGAGTGATAAATGTTGGTGGGATTTGGGGTTATTGGAAGGTTGCCTCTGCATACTTTCTACAGAGTATTCTGATCCTAAAGGCACATTCGTTCTATTATGGGTAATGAAGGATTATGGAAGAAAGGATTCTTGGACAAAGACTTTACGAGTTCCAGTAACAAAATTTTACTCAACCGGCTATATCGATCCTATTGGGTATTCAGAAGCCAATAAACAACTTGTTTTGCACAAGAAAAATCAGGGTTTTTTGTGGTTCTACACTGAAAACCCGAGGCGGGGCGAGACGGCCAGGATTCCCAATTTATATTCTACAATGGAAGGATACGTTTGTGCTGGCAGCCTTGTGCAGCCTTTTGGAGGTTATGGAATCAAGAAAGGAATCAAACGCAGCAGAAAGTGA